Proteins found in one Alicyclobacillus cycloheptanicus genomic segment:
- a CDS encoding helix-turn-helix domain-containing protein has translation MTPPWVQLRQLRKAAGLTQAELAAGIVTQSMLCHIERGRVIPAEDTLRALLTKLKVPAEEAMQPWRAWRNRGRIRDRLWIAVNLEDGPLMQQLLDEGGHLLVPFERQVYTGFAGALTAGERTEAWAAVREVLEKAAQDENRPVLRSSRSGPRAGISQGGRKRDVYAGAWTHIDKARALVTEAKAQWLAARHFTDDEGALYWKQVMALYLWETIWKGAQ, from the coding sequence ATGACACCGCCCTGGGTGCAACTTCGGCAGCTTCGCAAAGCAGCTGGACTCACACAAGCCGAACTGGCGGCAGGCATTGTTACGCAAAGTATGCTGTGTCACATTGAGCGCGGCCGTGTCATTCCTGCCGAAGACACGCTTCGCGCGCTGTTGACCAAACTGAAGGTGCCCGCGGAGGAAGCCATGCAGCCATGGCGGGCGTGGCGGAACCGAGGGCGAATCCGCGATCGATTGTGGATTGCCGTCAACCTGGAGGACGGGCCGTTGATGCAGCAGCTGCTGGACGAAGGCGGTCATTTGTTGGTTCCCTTCGAGCGGCAGGTGTACACCGGTTTCGCCGGTGCGTTGACGGCTGGGGAGCGAACCGAGGCCTGGGCGGCGGTTCGCGAGGTACTGGAGAAGGCTGCGCAGGATGAGAACCGCCCCGTGCTTCGGTCAAGCCGCAGTGGACCCCGCGCGGGCATCAGCCAGGGCGGGCGCAAGCGTGACGTGTATGCAGGGGCCTGGACGCACATTGACAAGGCGCGCGCCCTGGTCACCGAGGCGAAAGCGCAGTGGCTGGCCGCCAGGCATTTTACCGATGACGAGGGTGCGCTATACTGGAAGCAAGTGATGGCGCTCTACCTGTGGGAAACCATTTGGAAAGGCGCACAGTGA